In a genomic window of uncultured Flavobacterium sp.:
- a CDS encoding DUF1801 domain-containing protein, with translation MNPEVDFYFDKAEKWQKEQEQLREIALDCQLNEELKWGSPCYTLGKNNVVLIHAFKEYCAFLFFKGALLNDTNDILVHQSENVQAGRQIRFTNLNEIIEQKAILKTYIYQAIEIEKAGLKVALKKTTDFEVAEEFQKKLDEMLDLRQAFYDLTPGRQRGYLLYFSQPKQSKTRESRVENSIANILNGKGLKD, from the coding sequence ATGAATCCTGAAGTTGATTTTTATTTTGATAAAGCCGAAAAATGGCAAAAAGAACAAGAACAATTACGTGAAATTGCACTTGATTGTCAACTGAATGAAGAATTAAAATGGGGAAGTCCTTGTTATACTTTAGGTAAAAACAATGTTGTTTTGATTCATGCCTTCAAAGAATATTGCGCGTTCTTGTTTTTCAAAGGCGCTTTATTAAATGACACCAACGATATTTTGGTACATCAAAGTGAAAATGTACAAGCTGGACGCCAAATTAGATTTACGAATCTTAACGAAATAATAGAACAGAAAGCTATTTTGAAAACCTACATTTATCAGGCAATCGAAATCGAAAAAGCAGGCTTAAAAGTAGCGCTTAAAAAGACAACTGACTTTGAAGTTGCAGAAGAGTTTCAAAAGAAATTGGACGAAATGCTCGATTTAAGACAAGCTTTTTATGACTTAACTCCAGGAAGACAAAGAGGTTATTTATTATATTTTTCTCAACCGAAACAATCCAAAACCAGAGAATCGAGAGTAGAAAATAGTATCGCAAACATTCTGAACGGAAAAGGTTTGAAAGATTAG
- a CDS encoding endonuclease V, with amino-acid sequence MILAFDTYYYDGKAKTVCLEFTEWNQSENFKIHTEIIDNVEDYIPGEFYRRELPCILSVLNKFDLKNIEAIIVDGFVYLDDEKKYGLGGHLYEKLNKEVVIIGVAKTNFASIEKDKKSWFRGESKKPLYVTAIGIELEDAFAKVEKMAGEFRMPTLLKEMDRLTKEI; translated from the coding sequence ATGATATTAGCATTCGATACTTATTACTACGACGGAAAAGCAAAAACAGTTTGCCTTGAATTTACAGAATGGAATCAAAGTGAAAACTTCAAAATTCACACAGAAATAATCGATAACGTCGAAGATTATATTCCGGGAGAATTCTATCGACGAGAATTACCTTGTATTCTGAGTGTTCTAAATAAATTCGATCTGAAAAATATTGAAGCCATTATAGTTGATGGTTTTGTTTATCTGGACGATGAAAAAAAATACGGTTTAGGCGGACATTTATATGAAAAACTAAATAAAGAAGTTGTGATTATTGGTGTGGCGAAAACAAATTTTGCTTCAATCGAAAAAGACAAAAAAAGCTGGTTTAGAGGTGAAAGTAAAAAGCCGTTATATGTTACTGCAATTGGTATAGAACTGGAAGATGCTTTCGCGAAAGTAGAAAAAATGGCGGGCGAATTTAGAATGCCAACTTTACTAAAAGAAATGGATCGATTAACGAAGGAAATATAA
- a CDS encoding alpha-ketoglutarate-dependent dioxygenase AlkB, giving the protein MNKSDFYKITLPLEKNLFDELLLSAEFEDVAKGRIGNHLVDVSDKGVPIVRTTTMYNIPAQNFSEIHHKIVETINDTTDDLPQLEFNNALIERYDCNYTTMKYHSDQCLDLEADSYIGLFSCYENPEKLIEKNIRKLKLKDRITNEEFEISLTHNSVVIFSLEANAKFHHKIILESLPNPKRSESDNKWLEITFRKSKTFIQFKDNLPYFSNGELLTLADEDQQKEFFKLRGQENSVMNFSYPKLSYTLSVGDTIMPKL; this is encoded by the coding sequence ATGAATAAGTCAGATTTTTATAAAATTACACTGCCTTTAGAAAAGAACTTATTCGATGAATTATTACTTTCTGCAGAATTTGAAGATGTTGCCAAAGGAAGAATAGGAAATCATTTGGTTGATGTAAGTGACAAAGGTGTTCCAATTGTGAGAACGACGACAATGTACAATATACCGGCGCAAAATTTTTCTGAGATTCATCATAAAATAGTAGAAACTATAAATGATACAACGGATGATTTGCCACAATTAGAATTCAATAATGCGTTGATAGAAAGATACGATTGTAATTATACGACAATGAAATATCATTCAGATCAATGTTTGGATTTAGAAGCAGATTCTTATATCGGACTTTTTAGTTGTTATGAAAATCCTGAGAAACTAATCGAAAAAAACATCCGAAAACTAAAACTCAAAGACAGAATCACCAATGAAGAATTTGAAATTTCATTAACACATAATTCAGTTGTTATTTTTTCTTTAGAAGCTAATGCAAAGTTTCATCATAAGATTATTTTAGAATCACTTCCAAATCCTAAACGATCAGAATCAGATAATAAATGGCTTGAGATTACTTTTCGAAAATCAAAAACTTTTATACAATTTAAGGATAATTTACCTTATTTTTCGAATGGAGAATTATTGACTTTAGCAGATGAAGATCAACAAAAAGAATTTTTTAAATTAAGAGGACAAGAAAATAGCGTTATGAATTTTTCTTATCCAAAACTATCGTACACACTTAGTGTAGGCGATACTATTATGCCAAAATTATGA
- a CDS encoding ATP-binding protein has product MFKSFQTYKLLFLRLILIVAGIEISIYFFKEGLLFTAVFGLFIVFLLGREMYFYVRNFVLLYDKTIASILQNDFTSDFTKHKFNKSYNDLFLLYDTLKNKQNEQVSKDIIYRSILNNIETGIIILQKQDNDWDIFLLNDYFSSHFNVPKVSKWKYLKNQLPSLCEIIEEDGFQEVKTSVEIRINEQNMQTFVLQASRTEIFEKDYFIVLLDSIQNVVEKKEKDAWVNLMKVISHELLNSITPIRSICQNLQDLVEQDSLSAEDLEDVKTSVETMLRRSDHLQKFVEGYRKLAMLPSPKKEKIELQYLIDNCVQIMNPLFKENKIEVLNAISFKRWINVDSQQIEQVLINLLTNCIYALKNIEEKQILISAEAKENRIFIRIIDNGNGIEKEIENKIFLPFFTTRNEGAGIGLTLSKNIIEAHGGYIAHKNEGGKTVFEISLVEE; this is encoded by the coding sequence ATGTTTAAATCATTTCAGACTTATAAACTTCTTTTTTTACGATTAATTCTTATTGTTGCAGGAATAGAAATCTCCATTTACTTTTTTAAAGAAGGTTTGCTTTTTACTGCCGTATTTGGTCTTTTTATCGTTTTTCTATTAGGTAGAGAAATGTATTTTTATGTTCGAAATTTTGTTTTGCTTTATGATAAAACCATTGCTTCGATCTTGCAAAATGATTTTACTTCGGATTTTACAAAGCACAAATTCAATAAAAGTTATAATGATTTATTCCTTTTATATGATACTTTAAAAAATAAGCAAAACGAACAGGTTTCAAAAGATATTATTTATCGTTCAATTTTAAATAATATCGAAACGGGAATTATCATTTTGCAAAAGCAGGATAATGATTGGGATATTTTTTTGCTGAACGACTATTTTTCTTCTCATTTTAATGTTCCTAAAGTTTCAAAATGGAAATATCTCAAAAATCAATTGCCTTCGTTATGCGAGATTATTGAAGAAGACGGTTTTCAGGAAGTAAAAACTTCTGTAGAAATTCGGATAAACGAACAAAATATGCAAACGTTTGTTTTGCAAGCTTCCAGAACTGAGATATTCGAGAAAGATTATTTTATCGTTTTGCTCGATTCGATTCAGAATGTTGTAGAGAAAAAAGAAAAAGATGCCTGGGTAAATTTGATGAAAGTCATTTCGCATGAACTTTTAAATTCCATAACGCCAATTCGTTCTATATGTCAGAATTTGCAGGATTTGGTAGAACAAGATTCGTTATCGGCTGAAGATTTAGAAGATGTCAAAACCAGTGTAGAAACGATGTTGAGACGAAGCGATCATCTTCAAAAATTTGTCGAAGGTTATCGAAAGTTGGCGATGCTTCCTTCACCCAAAAAAGAAAAAATAGAATTACAATATTTGATAGACAATTGTGTACAAATCATGAATCCCTTATTTAAGGAAAATAAGATTGAGGTTTTGAATGCGATTTCTTTTAAGCGCTGGATAAATGTTGATTCACAACAAATCGAGCAAGTTTTGATTAATCTTTTGACCAATTGTATTTATGCCTTGAAAAATATTGAAGAGAAACAGATTTTAATTTCGGCGGAAGCCAAAGAAAACCGCATTTTCATTAGAATTATTGATAACGGAAATGGCATTGAAAAAGAAATCGAAAACAAAATATTCCTTCCGTTTTTTACCACCAGAAATGAAGGCGCGGGAATTGGATTAACGCTTTCTAAAAATATTATCGAAGCTCACGGCGGTTATATTGCACATAAAAATGAAGGTGGAAAAACTGTTTTTGAGATTTCTTTGGTTGAAGAATAA
- a CDS encoding sigma-54 dependent transcriptional regulator has protein sequence MKKTNASILIIDDQEDILFASKVFLKKYFEDIYTLNNPKNIVELLSKKTIDVVLLDMNYRIGFEDGREGLYLLKEIKTLSPKTVVILMTAFGKVETAVEGLKNGAFDYILKPWENKKLLESVKQAVDKSRKDQKKIKNVALEDNFFIGTSEIIKKAYSLADKVARTDANVLILGENGTGKFVLAHHIFSQSERKNNPFIAVDLGSLNSNIFESELFGYAKGAFTDAKVDTPGRFEMAQNGTVFLDEIGNVPLHLQSKLLQVIQTKTVTRLGETKPRSLNVRIITATNLNLKLEVADKSFREDLYYRINTMEIILPPLRERNEDKIPLAEYLLDKMIEKYGREEITFDKKVLEQIEKHAWNGNIREMENKIERAVILCENNKITVSDLDLETITTYEENPDDIQLSSVEKAAVEKALVKNNNNISKTAEELGLSRGSLYRRLEKYNINIS, from the coding sequence ATGAAAAAGACAAATGCGTCAATATTAATTATCGATGATCAGGAAGACATACTTTTTGCGTCAAAAGTGTTCTTGAAAAAGTATTTTGAAGACATTTATACGCTAAATAATCCCAAAAATATTGTCGAATTATTGTCTAAAAAAACAATTGATGTCGTTTTGCTCGACATGAATTATCGAATAGGTTTTGAAGACGGAAGAGAAGGTTTGTATTTATTAAAAGAAATAAAAACGCTTTCGCCAAAAACGGTTGTGATTTTAATGACTGCTTTTGGAAAAGTTGAAACTGCGGTTGAAGGTTTAAAAAATGGGGCTTTTGATTATATTCTAAAACCTTGGGAAAATAAAAAACTGCTTGAATCTGTAAAACAAGCCGTTGATAAATCCCGAAAAGATCAAAAGAAGATTAAAAATGTTGCACTCGAAGACAACTTTTTTATTGGAACTTCTGAGATTATAAAAAAGGCTTATTCTCTGGCCGATAAAGTAGCAAGAACCGACGCAAATGTTTTAATTCTTGGAGAAAACGGAACCGGAAAATTTGTTTTAGCACATCATATTTTCAGTCAATCCGAAAGAAAAAATAATCCTTTTATTGCTGTTGATTTAGGATCTTTAAATTCGAATATTTTCGAAAGTGAATTGTTCGGTTATGCCAAAGGCGCTTTTACGGATGCTAAAGTCGATACGCCCGGACGATTTGAAATGGCTCAAAACGGAACTGTTTTTTTAGATGAAATCGGGAATGTTCCGCTGCATTTGCAATCTAAACTTTTGCAGGTTATTCAAACGAAAACCGTAACAAGATTAGGTGAAACCAAACCAAGATCTTTAAATGTTCGAATTATTACGGCAACAAATTTAAACCTGAAACTTGAAGTTGCTGATAAAAGTTTTAGAGAAGATTTGTATTATCGAATCAATACGATGGAAATTATATTGCCTCCGTTGCGCGAACGTAACGAAGATAAAATTCCGTTAGCCGAATATCTTCTGGATAAAATGATTGAAAAATACGGAAGAGAGGAAATTACTTTTGATAAAAAAGTATTAGAACAAATCGAAAAACATGCCTGGAATGGAAACATTCGAGAAATGGAAAACAAAATAGAACGCGCCGTTATTCTTTGTGAAAATAATAAAATCACAGTTTCTGATTTAGATTTAGAAACCATTACAACTTATGAAGAAAATCCGGATGACATTCAACTTTCTTCAGTTGAGAAAGCTGCGGTCGAAAAAGCATTAGTAAAAAACAATAATAATATCAGTAAAACTGCCGAAGAACTTGGGTTGTCAAGAGGTTCTTTGTATCGTCGTCTGGAGAAATATAACATCAATATCAGTTAA
- a CDS encoding ABC transporter ATP-binding protein — MITIKKLSKIFRTEEVETNALSEISLTINQGDFISIMGPSGSGKSTLLNIIGLLDSASGGSYELLGQEMIGIKEKLKSKARKENIGFIFQNFNLIDELSVFDNIELPLIYNNVPSSERKKKVEDIATILGISHRLKHYPQQLSGGQQQRVAVARALINDPKIILADEPTGNLDSRNGNEVMELLTDLHASGATILMVTHSDYDASFSQKTILMKDGIILSEKVNNRNVDVFAVTLNN, encoded by the coding sequence ATGATCACAATCAAAAAACTATCAAAAATTTTCAGAACAGAAGAAGTAGAAACAAATGCATTAAGCGAAATTTCATTAACAATTAATCAAGGCGATTTTATCTCAATTATGGGGCCATCCGGAAGTGGAAAATCGACTTTGTTAAATATCATAGGATTATTAGACAGCGCTTCTGGCGGAAGTTATGAATTACTTGGTCAGGAAATGATTGGTATTAAAGAGAAATTAAAATCGAAAGCAAGAAAAGAAAATATTGGATTCATTTTCCAAAATTTCAACTTGATTGATGAACTTTCTGTTTTTGATAATATCGAATTACCGCTGATTTACAATAATGTTCCATCGTCTGAAAGAAAGAAAAAAGTAGAAGATATTGCGACTATATTGGGTATTTCGCATCGTTTGAAACATTATCCACAACAACTTTCTGGAGGACAGCAACAACGTGTAGCCGTTGCGAGAGCTTTGATCAATGATCCCAAAATTATTCTTGCCGATGAACCTACGGGAAATCTGGACAGCAGAAATGGAAATGAAGTAATGGAATTATTGACGGATCTTCATGCTAGCGGCGCCACAATTTTGATGGTTACGCACTCGGATTATGATGCTTCATTTTCTCAAAAAACGATTTTAATGAAAGATGGAATTATACTTTCAGAGAAAGTAAACAATAGAAATGTCGATGTTTTTGCAGTTACTTTAAATAATTAA
- a CDS encoding ABC transporter permease yields the protein MLKNWTNIFIYHIKNNKFFTALNVLGLSIGIAGLIFAILYWNEEHSYDEWNSEKDKIYVVMNDLGGGNVWAVNSPVPAPILKSTNSALQDYCYFNSKYTKETVQYNGKIEVVDKIFSAQKNFFSFFPYEFTRGNAKSALHDRNSIAFSEEAASRIFKNENPMGKQVKYADRFFVVRGIYKLSQKSAVMPAAVTTIIDEELEKKRDNWGFNFGLMLKLKNQSDTTSIIKNLNEIYIEKNFKRQAKEEGMTYEAFLKMYGEPTKAKLLPFRGSRLFQGNYAFPEGNGNLPFLRILMGLSILILVLSIVNYINLATANAVKRAKEVGVRKIVGATKPQIIAQFVFETTLITLFSLLIALVIVELSLPFYNSLLNKNIILQGSQFYLQLILIFIILILVSGVLPAIYVSNFEPLKVLKGNFSRSKNGIWLRNGMLVLQFAIATFFIIGSFIVYQQVNYMAEKDLGFKGAQVMDISFKSKKDQKQFERYKTIKQELLKIKGVQGVSAGVFSIGTDVNSWSGMHYKDNKEVITQQMAIDFGMLDVLGIRLLKGRDLSEKYASDTLSNALLNEAAAKTLMEKDPINKEIVWGGRKFRVVGIVKDFNYFGLQNRIAPMMFLHITAFDYMQKDLHNISVKIAPEEMPKTIAALDKFWRTKVDAEYPFEYNFVDKNFARTYKEYQNQSQLFSLLNGIVILIAVFGLFALASFSMERRLREIAIRKTLGAETNVLLKELSKQYVVFCLIGFTIGIVPAYLLLRKWLEDFAFRIDIPVLPFFVALIALMFLTLTIVLAKAYQVTKIDVLKYLKYE from the coding sequence ATGCTAAAGAACTGGACAAACATATTTATTTACCACATCAAAAACAATAAGTTCTTTACGGCGCTGAATGTTTTAGGTTTGAGTATTGGAATCGCAGGATTAATTTTTGCCATTTTATATTGGAATGAAGAACATTCGTATGATGAGTGGAATTCTGAAAAAGATAAAATTTACGTTGTTATGAATGATCTTGGCGGCGGAAATGTTTGGGCAGTAAACTCACCTGTTCCTGCTCCAATCTTAAAATCAACGAATTCGGCACTGCAGGATTATTGTTATTTCAATTCTAAGTATACGAAAGAAACGGTACAATATAATGGCAAAATAGAAGTAGTAGATAAGATTTTCTCTGCACAAAAAAATTTCTTTTCTTTTTTTCCTTATGAGTTTACTCGTGGTAACGCAAAAAGTGCACTTCATGATCGCAACAGTATTGCTTTTTCTGAAGAAGCGGCTTCTCGTATATTTAAGAATGAAAACCCAATGGGAAAGCAGGTTAAATATGCGGATAGATTTTTTGTAGTTCGTGGTATATATAAATTATCACAAAAATCTGCTGTAATGCCTGCTGCAGTTACAACCATAATCGACGAAGAATTAGAAAAAAAGAGGGATAATTGGGGCTTCAATTTTGGCTTAATGCTAAAACTAAAAAATCAAAGTGATACAACTTCGATTATCAAAAATCTAAACGAAATCTATATCGAAAAGAATTTCAAAAGACAGGCGAAAGAAGAAGGAATGACATATGAAGCGTTTTTAAAAATGTATGGAGAACCTACAAAAGCAAAATTACTTCCGTTTCGTGGTTCGAGACTTTTTCAGGGAAATTATGCTTTTCCGGAAGGAAACGGAAATCTGCCTTTTTTAAGAATATTAATGGGATTATCGATACTAATTTTAGTGTTGTCAATCGTAAATTATATTAATCTTGCCACCGCAAATGCCGTAAAACGTGCCAAAGAAGTTGGCGTAAGAAAAATTGTTGGTGCAACAAAACCACAAATCATTGCTCAATTTGTATTCGAAACTACATTAATTACGCTTTTCTCTCTATTAATTGCTTTGGTAATTGTCGAACTTTCATTGCCTTTTTACAATTCGCTTTTAAACAAAAATATTATCCTTCAAGGTTCTCAGTTTTACTTACAATTAATTCTAATATTTATAATTCTCATTTTAGTTTCGGGAGTTTTACCGGCAATCTATGTTTCAAATTTTGAACCGTTGAAGGTTTTGAAAGGAAATTTTTCCCGAAGCAAAAATGGAATTTGGCTAAGAAACGGAATGCTTGTCCTACAATTTGCAATAGCAACTTTTTTTATCATTGGTTCCTTTATCGTTTATCAGCAAGTAAATTATATGGCGGAAAAAGATTTAGGTTTTAAAGGAGCGCAGGTAATGGATATTTCTTTTAAATCGAAAAAAGATCAAAAACAATTTGAAAGATATAAAACAATCAAACAAGAACTTCTAAAAATTAAAGGCGTTCAGGGAGTTTCTGCTGGAGTATTTTCTATTGGAACTGATGTTAATTCATGGTCCGGAATGCATTATAAAGACAATAAAGAAGTCATTACCCAACAAATGGCAATTGATTTTGGAATGTTGGATGTTTTAGGAATTCGATTGCTTAAAGGAAGAGACTTATCTGAAAAATATGCTTCAGATACTCTTTCTAATGCTTTACTGAATGAAGCTGCTGCCAAAACTTTGATGGAAAAAGATCCTATAAATAAGGAAATCGTTTGGGGAGGCAGAAAATTTAGAGTTGTAGGGATTGTAAAAGACTTCAATTATTTTGGATTGCAAAATAGAATTGCGCCAATGATGTTTTTACACATCACTGCTTTTGACTATATGCAAAAAGATTTGCACAATATTTCTGTTAAGATTGCACCAGAGGAAATGCCTAAAACAATTGCTGCTTTGGACAAATTCTGGAGAACAAAAGTCGATGCTGAATATCCATTCGAATATAATTTTGTAGATAAAAATTTCGCCAGAACTTATAAAGAATATCAAAATCAAAGTCAATTATTTTCTCTCTTAAATGGAATTGTAATTCTAATTGCTGTCTTCGGATTATTTGCTTTAGCGTCATTTTCTATGGAAAGAAGATTAAGAGAAATTGCCATCAGAAAAACTTTAGGTGCTGAAACCAATGTTTTACTTAAAGAATTATCGAAACAATATGTGGTTTTCTGTTTGATTGGTTTTACAATCGGGATAGTTCCCGCCTATCTTTTATTGCGAAAATGGCTTGAAGATTTCGCTTTTAGAATTGATATTCCAGTGCTTCCGTTTTTTGTCGCATTAATTGCGTTGATGTTTTTGACTTTAACTATCGTTTTGGCAAAAGCATATCAGGTAACCAAAATCGATGTTTTGAAATATCTGAAATATGAATAA
- a CDS encoding ABC transporter permease: MILNYINIFIYQLKHNKLFSFLNIFGLSIGIAGLVFALLYWNDEQSYNAWNPEKENVYQVLVKLSDMPALSDCALFLKPALDQDPNVKSILYADSWYQKGKIIYNGKKEFVDKIINVEQNFFSFFPFKIIQGDAISAIKDDSSIAISDITAKRIFGNENPIGKQIKCFDQLFSVRAVYHIPGNSSIAPNVIINKMKQYTTSGLTGPFVLKLILKVKDPSKVDLTRQKLERIYNHDFIAMIAKQAGFTVEVMTKKVGHFTVILEPLSKARLHSIIDGYPETRGNYQFLIIMMGLSLLILVLSIVNYINLATANAVKRAKEVGVRKISGASKGDIVKQFLFETVLTTTFSILLALVIVELTLPYYNNFLNKNIVLLASQFYIQLILIFIVTILTAGLFPAIYISNFETFKVLKGNFERSKNGIWLRNGMLIFQFAIAAFFIIGSNIVYQQIKYLQNKDLGFKGDQVISVSLNFPSVDYQGENAAQNIYNKYNIIKQQLSKIKGVEQVSTGLITFDGSDNSLSGVLYNDELFKQRVIPLDFGMFEMLNIKIIKGRNFDRKLASDTINSVIINESALKLMNIKDPLGKELLIREQKLKIIGIVQDFSLLSPELKEPPIAFYNIKMFDMTNNINKVYAKLNRDDLENTIANIEKLWSKVDTEYPFKYDFVDKEYARTYEAYIKQKNLFSLLNIVVILIALFGLFALASYSIQRRMKEIAIRKTLGAETNTLLKELSKQYILYCIIGFLIALFPVYYLLNKWLENFAFRIDITLLPFILGFTTLLILTLIIVLSRAYAATKTDILKYLKYE; this comes from the coding sequence ATGATTTTAAATTATATCAACATATTTATTTACCAACTCAAGCACAATAAACTATTTTCATTTCTCAACATTTTTGGTTTGTCCATAGGAATTGCAGGATTAGTTTTTGCCTTGCTTTATTGGAATGACGAACAAAGTTACAATGCCTGGAATCCTGAAAAAGAGAATGTTTATCAGGTTTTGGTTAAACTAAGCGATATGCCCGCCCTGTCTGATTGTGCCTTATTCCTGAAACCGGCTTTAGACCAAGATCCAAATGTCAAATCTATACTTTATGCTGATAGCTGGTATCAAAAGGGTAAAATTATTTACAATGGAAAAAAGGAGTTTGTAGATAAAATTATCAATGTCGAACAAAATTTCTTTTCTTTTTTTCCTTTCAAAATTATTCAGGGCGATGCAATTTCAGCAATAAAAGATGATTCCAGCATTGCTATTTCAGATATTACGGCTAAAAGGATTTTTGGAAATGAAAACCCGATTGGAAAACAAATAAAATGTTTTGACCAGCTGTTTTCTGTAAGGGCCGTGTACCATATTCCAGGAAATTCTTCGATTGCGCCAAATGTCATCATCAATAAAATGAAACAATATACAACTTCCGGATTGACAGGTCCGTTTGTTTTAAAGTTAATACTAAAAGTAAAAGACCCGTCAAAAGTTGATCTGACAAGACAGAAACTCGAAAGAATTTACAACCACGATTTTATTGCGATGATTGCCAAACAAGCAGGTTTTACAGTCGAAGTTATGACTAAAAAAGTGGGGCATTTTACAGTTATTCTTGAACCTTTATCAAAAGCCAGATTACATTCGATAATAGATGGTTATCCTGAAACACGAGGAAATTATCAGTTTTTAATAATCATGATGGGATTGTCTCTTTTGATTCTCGTTTTGTCGATTGTTAATTACATCAATCTTGCAACTGCTAATGCTGTAAAGCGTGCGAAAGAAGTTGGAGTACGTAAAATTTCGGGTGCATCAAAAGGTGATATTGTGAAGCAGTTTCTTTTTGAAACGGTTTTAACCACGACTTTTTCTATTTTACTGGCGTTAGTAATTGTAGAGTTGACTTTGCCATATTACAACAACTTTTTAAACAAGAACATTGTACTTCTTGCGAGTCAGTTTTACATACAATTGATATTGATTTTTATCGTTACAATTTTGACAGCAGGATTATTTCCGGCCATTTATATATCCAATTTCGAAACGTTTAAAGTTTTGAAAGGAAATTTCGAAAGAAGCAAAAACGGTATCTGGCTGCGCAACGGAATGCTTATTTTTCAGTTTGCCATTGCTGCCTTTTTTATTATTGGCTCAAATATCGTATACCAGCAAATTAAATATTTACAGAATAAAGATCTGGGTTTTAAGGGCGATCAGGTAATTTCGGTTTCTTTAAATTTTCCTTCAGTTGATTACCAAGGAGAAAATGCAGCCCAAAATATTTACAATAAATACAACATCATAAAACAGCAACTCAGCAAAATTAAAGGCGTCGAACAAGTCTCCACGGGCCTTATTACGTTTGATGGTTCAGACAATTCTTTATCGGGGGTTTTATACAATGATGAACTGTTTAAACAACGCGTTATCCCTTTAGATTTTGGCATGTTCGAAATGTTGAACATCAAAATAATTAAGGGAAGAAATTTTGACAGAAAACTGGCATCAGACACCATAAATTCTGTGATCATAAACGAAAGCGCATTAAAATTAATGAATATTAAAGATCCTCTTGGCAAGGAACTTTTAATTCGAGAGCAGAAATTAAAAATAATTGGTATTGTACAGGATTTCAGCTTACTAAGTCCTGAATTAAAAGAACCGCCAATTGCTTTTTACAATATCAAAATGTTTGACATGACAAATAACATTAACAAAGTTTATGCAAAACTAAATCGGGATGATCTGGAAAATACTATTGCCAATATCGAAAAATTATGGTCGAAAGTCGATACTGAATATCCGTTTAAATATGATTTTGTAGATAAAGAATATGCGAGAACTTATGAAGCTTACATAAAACAAAAAAACTTGTTTTCACTGCTTAATATCGTTGTTATTTTAATTGCACTTTTTGGATTATTTGCTCTTGCATCTTATTCTATACAAAGACGCATGAAAGAAATTGCAATTAGAAAAACTCTTGGAGCAGAAACAAATACTTTATTAAAAGAATTATCGAAACAATATATCTTGTATTGCATAATAGGATTTTTAATAGCATTGTTTCCTGTGTATTACTTATTAAATAAATGGCTTGAAAATTTTGCTTTCAGGATTGATATAACTCTGCTTCCATTTATTTTAGGTTTTACAACTCTGTTAATTCTGACTTTAATAATTGTTCTTTCAAGAGCATATGCAGCAACAAAAACAGATATTTTGAAATATTTAAAATACGAATAG